CTCCCAGTCGATCTCGAAGGCGGACACGTCATACCCGCCCGTCCGCGCCTGCCAACTTGGGTTGCGCCGCGTCGGCCCAATGACTTCCACCCCATGCCGAGCTTTGGCCCGGATCATCAGGTCCCCGCTCACGTATCCGCCGTCCATCAGATGCTCGCCCGGCAGCACTTCCCGCGCTGCCAGGGCATGGTGGATATCATCAATGGCCTCGTAGTCGGTTAAAGCTGCCTCGGTCGTCGTGACGTTCGTGATGATATGGGGTGCATCCACATCGCACACCTCGGTCAGATGCACCCGGTAGCCGTACCAGCCCATCCCGCCTTTCGCCGCATATAGCGCCTCCGGGTCGTAGGGGGAGTTGAAGCGGTCCCGCACGTTCTCCGTCCGTCCGGCCTGCAAGCGCACCCCGGACTCGTCCCGCACGAACTGCAACGTCCACATGCGCCGCAACACCTCCACGGCAGGCAAGCTCCGGACCTCCTCGGGTCCGGCGGTGTCCAGGCGCTCCAGCAGCAGAAAGCCGTCCTGTCCCACCTCGCTCGCATAGGCACGTCCCTCCTCCTGCCCCTTGGGCATCCGTGCCATTTCCACGCGCGGTCCGTACCGGGAAAACCACCCTTCTGGACACCACGACAACCACTCAGGTGCCACGGTGGCGATGGCGTTCAGGGCGGCCCGCAACGTTTCCCCGACGGACTCCAGACGGCTGAGTTT
This sequence is a window from Deinococcus aerius. Protein-coding genes within it:
- a CDS encoding transposase, which codes for MPIPVIPDATARVARAAFPKGTLCMRLRDTFDALYRDEDFAGLYPNTGHPGVPPWRLALVTVFQFLEHLSDRQAAEQVRGRIDWKYALSLELDDPGFNFSVLCEFRARLIAGGQEQLLLDRLLTCFREQGLLKLRGRQRTDSTHVLSCARKLSRLESVGETLRAALNAIATVAPEWLSWCPEGWFSRYGPRVEMARMPKGQEEGRAYASEVGQDGFLLLERLDTAGPEEVRSLPAVEVLRRMWTLQFVRDESGVRLQAGRTENVRDRFNSPYDPEALYAAKGGMGWYGYRVHLTEVCDVDAPHIITNVTTTEAALTDYEAIDDIHHALAAREVLPGEHLMDGGYVSGDLMIRAKARHGVEVIGPTRRNPSWQARTGGYDVSAFEIDWE